The Candidatus Zixiibacteriota bacterium genome includes a region encoding these proteins:
- a CDS encoding sigma-70 family RNA polymerase sigma factor: protein MVDRILSGDPTAFKKLVKEHERLVGQMIFRMVPNETDREDVCQDVFVKVYQNLEAFRFDCKLSTWIARIAYTTCLNYLEKKRLPLYDDTHPEGIGVDDCMSQLGDPEHWAGSRQAAVRVCEEIDKLPVIYGTILSLFHLHEMSYAEIGRILRLPDGTVKSYLFRARKLLKERLQVRYSLEELCA, encoded by the coding sequence ATGGTTGACCGGATTCTGAGCGGCGACCCCACCGCCTTCAAAAAATTGGTGAAAGAGCACGAGCGCCTGGTCGGCCAGATGATATTCCGGATGGTACCCAACGAGACCGACCGCGAAGATGTCTGCCAGGATGTTTTCGTCAAGGTGTACCAGAATCTCGAGGCGTTTCGCTTTGACTGCAAGCTCTCGACCTGGATCGCCCGGATCGCCTACACCACCTGTCTCAATTACCTGGAAAAGAAGCGGCTCCCACTCTACGATGACACCCATCCGGAGGGCATTGGTGTCGACGACTGCATGTCTCAGCTGGGCGACCCGGAGCACTGGGCAGGCTCCCGGCAAGCGGCGGTACGGGTCTGCGAGGAAATCGACAAGCTGCCGGTGATCTACGGCACGATACTCAGCCTGTTTCATCTTCACGAAATGAGTTATGCCGAAATCGGCCGGATCTTACGGCTCCCCGACGGCACGGTCAAAAGCTACCTGTTCCGGGCGCGCAAGCTACTGAAGGAGCGCCTGCAGGTCAGATACTCGCTGGAGGAGCTATGCGCGTAA
- a CDS encoding exonuclease domain-containing protein has protein sequence MRWRKTDDEYLLQLDFVAFDTETTGIWAAAHRIVEIGAVKFRLGEQRIQRFQTLVNPEREIPAEVIEIHGINNAMVQSAPTIKPVLEQFSDFCGTDSILVAHNTIFDISFVGCEADRVGVPLMENLIIDTVDLYHKYRPGLDSYSLQSLMRKFGLGADQNHRASDDASLVWKLFTMVAQDFPVFHSYGEFKRAFAFYSMSQWRGDERPLPDQYREISQAASEGRALEIVYATNGQPPQSRTIWPKRLHNLRTVFYVTAYCEKAQAERTFRLDRIQSFHLA, from the coding sequence GTGAGATGGCGTAAAACCGACGACGAGTACCTGCTGCAACTCGACTTTGTCGCCTTCGATACCGAGACTACGGGCATCTGGGCGGCGGCGCATCGAATTGTCGAGATCGGTGCGGTCAAGTTTCGACTGGGCGAGCAGAGAATTCAACGTTTTCAGACGCTTGTGAACCCGGAGAGGGAGATTCCGGCCGAGGTGATCGAAATCCATGGCATCAACAACGCCATGGTCCAGAGCGCTCCGACCATAAAACCGGTGCTTGAACAATTCAGCGACTTCTGCGGGACGGACTCAATCCTGGTCGCTCATAACACCATTTTTGACATCTCCTTTGTCGGCTGCGAGGCCGACCGCGTCGGCGTGCCGCTCATGGAGAATCTGATCATTGACACGGTCGATCTCTATCACAAGTACCGGCCGGGGCTCGATTCCTACTCCCTGCAGTCGCTCATGCGCAAGTTCGGCTTGGGCGCCGACCAGAATCACCGTGCGTCCGATGATGCCTCGCTGGTATGGAAGCTGTTCACGATGGTGGCGCAGGACTTCCCGGTGTTCCATAGCTACGGCGAATTCAAGCGGGCTTTTGCTTTCTATTCGATGTCACAGTGGCGCGGCGATGAGCGTCCGCTGCCGGACCAGTACCGGGAGATATCGCAGGCGGCGAGCGAGGGGCGTGCTCTGGAGATCGTTTACGCAACCAACGGTCAGCCACCGCAGAGCCGGACTATCTGGCCCAAGCGACTGCACAACCTCCGCACCGTTTTCTACGTTACCGCATACTGTGAAAAAGCCCAGGCCGAGCGGACCTTTCGTCTCGACCGCATCCAGAGTTTTCACCTGGCCTAG
- a CDS encoding aromatic amino acid ammonia-lyase, translated as MAIRLNGSELTIDKLVAIARHREPVELPPDAVERIKKCRAMLEKKIVAHEIMYGVNTGIGEFSEIVLNDDQIKDFQKYLIYNHSAGIGDPAPVEYVRGAMAARINVHAHGKSGVRPEVTQTLVDMLNKGVTPYVCQKGSVGACGDLAPMSQIALLMLGEGKAYYKGELLDGRTAMNRAGIPIPGLQARDGLAVINGSNVLTAMSAIFLHDSKLWLKQAEIAAAMSLEALKANMKPYSAKLHEARGFKGAVRTAETIRKIVVGGDLAEGRMKSKVQDAYSMRSTPQVIGAVHDAWDYAKEQVEIELNGVGDNPIFFPDENLQLSGANFQGTPVSLPMDLMGAAIAMVCVMSERRMNRLNNPALSVGLPPFLTKGAGMFSGLMLIQYTADSLIAEQRILSMPASIQSIPAAADQEDFVSMGMNTAIKNMQILDNAYGVLGIELMAAAQALDIRDYKFGVGTTKAHEVIRRHVAFLDVDRPLYPDLDAMKALVKSGEILEAVESAVGSL; from the coding sequence ATGGCTATAAGACTAAACGGTTCTGAACTGACCATTGACAAACTGGTGGCGATCGCGCGCCACCGTGAGCCGGTCGAGCTGCCACCGGACGCGGTGGAGCGGATCAAAAAGTGCCGCGCGATGCTCGAGAAGAAAATCGTCGCGCACGAGATCATGTACGGCGTGAATACGGGGATCGGCGAGTTCTCCGAGATTGTCCTGAATGACGATCAGATCAAGGATTTCCAGAAGTACCTGATTTACAATCACTCGGCCGGTATCGGTGATCCCGCCCCAGTCGAATACGTGCGCGGGGCGATGGCGGCGCGGATCAACGTCCATGCACATGGCAAGTCCGGGGTTCGTCCCGAGGTCACGCAGACGCTGGTCGACATGCTCAACAAGGGTGTCACCCCGTATGTATGCCAGAAGGGGTCTGTCGGCGCCTGCGGCGATCTGGCGCCGATGTCCCAGATTGCCCTGCTGATGCTCGGTGAAGGGAAAGCGTACTATAAGGGCGAGCTTCTCGACGGTCGCACTGCCATGAACCGTGCTGGAATCCCGATCCCCGGATTGCAGGCCCGCGATGGCCTCGCGGTGATCAACGGCTCCAACGTCCTTACAGCGATGAGCGCTATCTTTCTGCATGACTCGAAACTCTGGCTAAAGCAGGCGGAAATAGCCGCGGCCATGTCGCTTGAGGCGCTCAAAGCCAATATGAAACCGTACAGCGCGAAGCTCCACGAGGCGCGCGGTTTCAAGGGGGCGGTCCGCACCGCCGAGACGATCCGCAAAATTGTTGTGGGAGGAGATTTGGCTGAGGGACGCATGAAGAGCAAAGTGCAGGATGCCTATTCGATGCGCTCCACACCACAGGTGATCGGCGCGGTCCATGACGCGTGGGACTACGCAAAAGAGCAGGTGGAAATCGAACTGAACGGCGTGGGCGACAATCCGATCTTCTTCCCCGATGAGAACCTGCAGTTGTCCGGCGCGAATTTCCAGGGGACGCCGGTATCGTTGCCGATGGACCTGATGGGCGCGGCCATCGCGATGGTGTGTGTGATGTCCGAGCGTCGCATGAACCGGCTGAACAATCCGGCGCTATCGGTCGGCCTGCCGCCGTTTCTGACTAAAGGTGCGGGTATGTTTTCGGGCCTCATGCTGATTCAGTACACCGCCGACAGTCTGATCGCCGAGCAACGCATTCTCTCGATGCCGGCATCGATCCAGTCAATTCCAGCCGCCGCCGACCAGGAAGATTTCGTATCGATGGGAATGAACACGGCGATCAAGAATATGCAGATTCTTGATAACGCTTACGGTGTACTCGGGATTGAACTGATGGCCGCCGCGCAAGCGCTGGATATTCGTGACTACAAGTTTGGTGTTGGCACTACGAAAGCGCATGAAGTTATCCGCAGGCATGTGGCTTTTCTCGATGTCGACCGTCCGCTGTATCCCGACCTCGATGCCATGAAGGCGCTGGTGAAGTCAGGGGAGATACTTGAGGCGGTGGAGAGCGCGGTCGGGAGTTTATAG
- a CDS encoding DUF6249 domain-containing protein, with the protein MKGLTMEDAIIVGIIFASIVAIVKIVTDAVTRRRIIEKAAAEPQASRVLFAHPELVNLSSLKWGMVLVGIGLAWLFSRWMPYYWHEETVFGLMFLLAGVGMLAYYPIAQKKIKKIEERERRLPPTA; encoded by the coding sequence TTGAAAGGACTGACCATGGAAGACGCCATCATTGTCGGAATCATTTTTGCATCGATTGTCGCAATCGTCAAAATCGTGACCGACGCCGTCACGCGACGCCGGATCATCGAGAAAGCCGCCGCCGAACCGCAGGCGAGCAGGGTGCTGTTCGCCCACCCTGAGCTGGTCAATCTCTCGAGTCTGAAATGGGGGATGGTTTTGGTGGGGATCGGACTGGCCTGGCTTTTCTCCCGCTGGATGCCGTACTACTGGCACGAGGAGACCGTATTCGGCCTGATGTTCCTGCTGGCGGGGGTCGGCATGCTCGCGTACTACCCGATCGCCCAGAAGAAGATCAAGAAGATCGAGGAGCGGGAACGCCGCCTGCCTCCGACTGCCTAG
- a CDS encoding ROK family protein, whose protein sequence is MSDQPAYAGIDIGGTNIKYGLVDCKGKVLFKEQRPTLAEKGPEPLLHLIGNIGERLLLHAAEESLEVAGLGVGTPGTVDFKTGRVVGMSPNIVGWKGTPIGNFLRERLNVPVWVDNDVNAVALAEHRFGAGAGYQSLVCVAVGTGVGGGVILNGKLWRGVTSAAGEIGHMSIDPNGPACGCGNKGCIEAFCSSSAILARCRAKLGDHLTPVFEEVLTGDPDELSIKKLFAAAKQRDEIALDVIAETARYLAMGLAGVVNLLNPELVIVGGGVADGGAGFVEAVAQEIRGRVCDSAGEKLRVVKASLGNSAGFIGAGILGEER, encoded by the coding sequence ATGTCGGATCAGCCCGCATACGCCGGAATCGACATCGGCGGGACCAACATCAAATACGGCCTGGTTGACTGCAAGGGGAAGGTGCTATTCAAGGAACAGCGCCCCACCCTGGCAGAGAAAGGCCCGGAACCGCTGTTGCATCTGATCGGCAATATCGGCGAGAGACTGCTCTTGCATGCTGCCGAAGAAAGCCTCGAGGTGGCAGGGTTGGGCGTGGGGACGCCGGGTACAGTGGACTTCAAAACCGGTCGGGTGGTTGGCATGTCGCCGAACATTGTGGGATGGAAAGGGACGCCGATCGGCAATTTCCTGCGCGAGCGTCTGAATGTGCCGGTGTGGGTCGATAACGATGTCAACGCGGTCGCCCTGGCGGAACATCGTTTCGGCGCAGGCGCAGGATATCAGTCGCTTGTATGTGTGGCGGTTGGCACCGGAGTGGGAGGCGGGGTTATCCTGAACGGCAAGCTCTGGCGAGGGGTCACGTCGGCGGCGGGCGAAATCGGCCACATGTCGATTGATCCCAACGGCCCCGCGTGCGGGTGCGGCAACAAAGGGTGCATCGAGGCTTTCTGCTCGTCGTCAGCAATCCTTGCCCGTTGCCGCGCCAAGCTGGGCGATCACCTCACGCCGGTGTTCGAGGAAGTGCTGACTGGCGATCCGGACGAACTGAGCATTAAGAAACTATTCGCAGCGGCCAAGCAGCGCGATGAGATCGCTCTCGACGTGATCGCCGAGACGGCCCGATACCTAGCGATGGGGCTGGCCGGGGTGGTGAATCTTTTGAACCCTGAGTTAGTAATAGTAGGAGGGGGCGTTGCCGACGGCGGCGCCGGTTTCGTGGAAGCGGTGGCCCAGGAGATTCGCGGCCGGGTGTGTGACTCGGCCGGTGAAAAGCTCCGCGTGGTTAAGGCGAGCCTGGGCAACAGCGCCGGTTTTATCGGCGCCGGCATTCTCGGTGAGGAAAGGTAA
- a CDS encoding dockerin type I domain-containing protein, with protein sequence MDPVDQNSASYMWISPVAAGDRITIVSLGGQLMNVISVSPDMLVGADNNVILWDGAMWNDALAATWYYAVSKNGSDMGTFFLDVSNPTTYTIPNHSFALDVITYRNVNAALCIRHTVYDSLGNIYSRPRFDVMTNANTWINAPIAGYEDGIYRSVVYGHRSDGLRTNVSTVIFMNYICGDTNNDGTVTIADVTLLSDFLFVNPGIVLAHPASVDVNCSGDITIGDISILIDHLFISGTPLNCCHHLT encoded by the coding sequence ATGGACCCGGTGGACCAGAACTCAGCGAGCTATATGTGGATTTCACCGGTGGCGGCGGGTGATCGGATAACCATAGTCTCACTCGGCGGACAGCTCATGAACGTGATTTCGGTGTCGCCGGACATGCTGGTCGGCGCGGACAACAATGTCATTTTGTGGGATGGAGCCATGTGGAATGACGCATTGGCCGCCACCTGGTACTACGCGGTCTCTAAGAACGGCTCTGACATGGGCACATTCTTTTTGGACGTTTCAAACCCGACCACTTACACTATACCCAACCATTCCTTCGCATTGGACGTAATCACTTATCGAAATGTCAATGCGGCTTTATGTATCCGGCACACTGTTTACGACAGTTTGGGTAACATCTACAGCCGACCACGATTCGACGTGATGACCAATGCCAACACCTGGATCAACGCGCCCATTGCCGGATACGAAGACGGCATATACAGATCGGTAGTTTATGGTCACCGATCGGACGGGCTGCGGACCAACGTCTCTACAGTGATTTTCATGAACTACATCTGCGGGGACACCAATAACGATGGCACCGTAACGATAGCGGATGTGACCCTACTGTCCGACTTTCTTTTCGTCAATCCGGGGATCGTACTGGCCCACCCGGCGTCGGTCGATGTAAACTGCAGCGGGGATATCACAATCGGCGACATCTCCATACTGATAGACCACCTTTTCATCAGCGGAACTCCGCTGAACTGCTGTCATCACTTAACGTAG